The following are from one region of the Paenibacillus sp. JZ16 genome:
- a CDS encoding contact-dependent growth inhibition system immunity protein: MEQVDITKTLEELEGEGWSEPVFSSGLVVRSHELRKKPLNEFNLEDLRLLILLQTSLDILLPLALERLAENPLQYGDLYVGDLFCSILRVDKEYWENNIEIKNELDEVIRIYENARETVDNYIQEAGTSHNVIFTLQGLRSLVARCIIIEEDNSDAHEPT; the protein is encoded by the coding sequence ATGGAGCAAGTAGATATAACTAAAACCCTCGAAGAACTTGAAGGAGAAGGCTGGAGTGAACCAGTTTTTAGCTCTGGATTGGTAGTCCGTTCTCATGAACTAAGAAAGAAACCTTTAAATGAGTTCAATCTTGAAGACCTGAGACTATTAATACTACTACAAACTAGTTTAGATATTCTTTTGCCTTTAGCACTGGAGCGATTAGCTGAGAACCCCTTACAATATGGTGACTTATATGTTGGAGATTTATTTTGCTCAATACTAAGAGTCGATAAAGAATATTGGGAAAATAACATAGAAATAAAGAACGAATTGGATGAAGTAATAAGAATTTACGAAAATGCCAGAGAAACAGTAGATAATTATATTCAGGAAGCCGGTACATCCCATAACGTTATATTCACGCTGCAGGGCTTACGCTCCTTGGTCGCCAGATGTATAATAATCGAAGAAGATAACTCGGACGCGCACGAGCCGACCTAA
- a CDS encoding GNAT family N-acetyltransferase, giving the protein MEIVQSINSEEIALLNKDVHEIHVSLYPEYFKEYDFDDVNEFFKKIMSDPIYYFYIVKDEGQSLGYVWVETREYPENVFMKSYRSVYIHQLGVSKEHRNKGVGSLIMNWINNFAKENEVNTIQLDYWADNEGANHFYTKNGFKSYRNYLYKGVD; this is encoded by the coding sequence ATGGAGATCGTACAATCTATAAATTCTGAAGAAATCGCATTGCTAAACAAGGATGTTCATGAAATCCATGTCTCGCTCTATCCGGAGTATTTTAAGGAATATGATTTTGATGATGTGAATGAGTTCTTTAAGAAGATAATGTCTGATCCAATTTATTATTTCTATATCGTTAAAGATGAAGGTCAGTCTCTTGGTTATGTTTGGGTAGAAACTCGGGAATATCCTGAGAACGTATTTATGAAGTCATATAGATCGGTGTACATCCATCAATTAGGGGTTAGTAAAGAGCACAGAAATAAAGGGGTTGGATCTCTTATAATGAATTGGATTAATAACTTTGCCAAAGAAAATGAAGTAAATACAATTCAACTAGATTATTGGGCAGATAATGAAGGTGCTAATCATTTTTATACGAAGAATGGTTTTAAGAGCTATCGAAATTATCTTTATAAGGGAGTAGATTGA
- a CDS encoding toll/interleukin-1 receptor domain-containing protein, giving the protein MSSIFLSHTSLDKPFVEKLARDLKRIGINVWFDKWEIKIGESITWRIEEGIRENEYLGIVLSPEALGSEWVKSELGAAWVKQMQLRKVFVIPIYYRDCDIPLFLSDRKFADFRTNYEQGFGELASIFGIEETEAITQDNWRKFTKSRKVDWKKYKIKEFEDLVTTLVDRAIDYNWSTWVGGTANEYSITLHTVTGTGKKSISIKLVGDNNAYMATLQYAYNPNHLRASDFDLYLGNSVDACDEFVWRQMESFKREHGTSNKKSEHSTHRFSKGNEIHEAAIEMIRKFNWYKGDKL; this is encoded by the coding sequence TTGTCTAGTATTTTTCTAAGTCATACTAGTTTAGATAAACCATTTGTCGAAAAATTAGCTAGGGACTTAAAACGAATTGGTATCAATGTCTGGTTTGACAAGTGGGAGATAAAAATAGGTGAATCAATTACATGGCGAATTGAAGAAGGTATTCGTGAAAACGAATATCTTGGAATAGTGTTGTCGCCTGAAGCGTTAGGCTCAGAATGGGTGAAAAGCGAATTGGGAGCCGCATGGGTAAAACAAATGCAACTAAGAAAAGTATTTGTAATACCTATCTATTATAGAGACTGTGACATACCGCTTTTTTTATCAGATAGAAAGTTTGCTGATTTTAGAACAAATTATGAACAGGGATTCGGAGAATTAGCAAGTATATTTGGTATAGAAGAGACAGAAGCAATTACTCAAGATAATTGGAGGAAGTTTACAAAGTCTAGAAAAGTTGATTGGAAGAAATATAAAATTAAAGAATTTGAAGATCTGGTCACTACGCTGGTTGATAGAGCAATTGATTATAACTGGTCAACTTGGGTTGGTGGAACAGCTAATGAATATTCAATTACTCTACATACTGTGACGGGAACTGGAAAGAAGTCAATCTCCATTAAATTAGTTGGAGATAATAATGCCTATATGGCTACATTACAGTATGCATATAATCCAAATCATTTGAGAGCTAGCGATTTTGATTTGTATCTTGGGAATTCTGTTGATGCATGTGACGAGTTTGTATGGAGACAGATGGAGAGTTTTAAACGAGAACATGGAACTTCAAATAAGAAGTCTGAACATTCTACACATAGGTTTTCAAAAGGAAATGAAATACATGAAGCTGCGATAGAGATGATAAGAAAATTCAATTGGTATAAAGGAGATAAACTCTAG
- a CDS encoding GNAT family N-acetyltransferase, with protein sequence MHVSNEERIIQQCKLYKTSEDRSLHGIYLKDILVGIIGLIHNPDEIEIKHIAIETEYRHRGIGQELVRAISKLYPDLELIAETNKDAVSFYKKVGFMITNLGEKYPGIERFKCVYKNIEGDFEGISRKA encoded by the coding sequence TTGCATGTTTCGAATGAAGAAAGAATAATTCAACAATGCAAACTCTATAAGACCAGTGAAGATAGATCGCTTCATGGGATATATTTGAAAGACATATTAGTTGGAATCATTGGTTTAATACATAACCCTGATGAAATTGAAATTAAACACATTGCTATCGAAACCGAATATAGACATAGAGGAATTGGACAAGAATTAGTAAGGGCAATATCAAAGTTATATCCTGATCTAGAATTAATTGCTGAAACGAATAAAGACGCAGTGAGTTTTTATAAGAAAGTCGGCTTTATGATTACAAATCTTGGAGAGAAATATCCTGGAATAGAGCGTTTTAAATGCGTATATAAGAACATTGAAGGAGATTTCGAAGGTATTTCGAGGAAGGCTTGA
- a CDS encoding HNH endonuclease yields the protein MDDFYNFEHEEIESYILQNFIEPLEVYNPKINKYRIILEELKTQSTEENRDQYEEKIKDIINEIMDLFIAGNNSIEDETFYLLFNVKLFLYYFNELLSEYVSESECININRVRVPTWLKKGVFFRDNGRCQNCSRDLSGIINVNPERGLHFDHIVSLENGGSNDPTNFQLLCSDCNLKKSTKNKKPKLLYQFYW from the coding sequence GTGGATGATTTTTATAATTTTGAACATGAAGAAATAGAATCATATATATTACAGAACTTTATCGAGCCATTAGAAGTGTATAACCCCAAAATTAATAAATATAGAATTATCCTAGAAGAACTAAAAACTCAATCAACTGAAGAGAATAGGGATCAATACGAAGAGAAGATAAAAGATATTATTAATGAAATAATGGATTTGTTTATTGCAGGTAATAACAGTATAGAAGATGAGACTTTCTATCTTTTGTTTAATGTTAAGTTGTTTTTATATTATTTTAATGAGTTATTGTCTGAATACGTATCGGAAAGTGAATGTATAAATATTAATAGGGTTAGAGTACCAACATGGCTCAAAAAAGGTGTATTCTTCAGAGATAATGGAAGATGTCAAAATTGTTCTAGGGATTTGTCTGGAATTATTAATGTTAACCCAGAAAGGGGTTTACATTTTGATCATATAGTTTCATTAGAAAACGGAGGATCAAATGATCCGACTAATTTTCAATTATTATGTTCTGACTGTAACTTGAAGAAATCAACAAAGAATAAAAAACCTAAAT
- a CDS encoding DUF6809 family protein codes for MVNTLDSLAEPLIRIRLELLYTELSEHHTEYSQLTLETDQYFRTLREALPDQLQHTAFLYEDAQISLQSILERSIYIQGFKDALQLFCELQNSDI; via the coding sequence ATGGTTAATACATTAGATTCATTAGCAGAACCACTCATAAGAATACGATTGGAATTACTCTACACTGAACTTTCAGAACATCATACCGAATACAGTCAACTTACTTTAGAAACAGATCAATATTTCAGAACGCTTCGTGAAGCTTTACCCGATCAACTTCAACATACAGCTTTTCTTTACGAAGACGCTCAAATTTCTCTCCAGTCCATCCTAGAAAGAAGTATCTACATACAAGGTTTCAAAGATGCTCTACAACTCTTTTGTGAGTTACAGAACTCTGACATTTAG
- a CDS encoding DUF2750 domain-containing protein: protein MNNKEFESLIKQPANIRYEYFIKQVVDKEEIWGLYDDGWAASADDEGNYLFPFWPREEFAEYCAIGDWSNYKVEAIDLQEFIEFFLLRMVEDGVKPSIFFNNDDSVVLEVEVLKYDLERELENY from the coding sequence ATGAACAATAAAGAGTTTGAATCGCTCATTAAGCAACCAGCCAATATCCGATATGAGTACTTCATTAAGCAAGTCGTAGACAAAGAAGAGATTTGGGGATTATATGATGATGGCTGGGCAGCAAGCGCTGACGATGAGGGGAATTACTTATTTCCTTTTTGGCCTCGGGAAGAGTTTGCCGAATACTGTGCAATTGGTGATTGGAGTAATTATAAGGTAGAAGCCATCGATCTTCAGGAATTCATTGAGTTTTTTTTGTTGAGAATGGTAGAAGATGGAGTTAAACCCTCTATATTTTTTAATAATGATGATTCGGTAGTATTAGAAGTGGAAGTGCTAAAATACGATTTGGAAAGAGAATTAGAGAACTATTAG
- a CDS encoding HAD family hydrolase: MKYSTIVLDLDGTFLNSKKQVSERNFEAVLSCYQRGMRIIFATARPPRTVKFFLPKELLEIGAFVYYNGAQTICNKSKTEFCESIPSDLTSEIIDYCLHHYPQLDMTMEVKDEWFGLREYDYTTTMNARSNPIIKSLEELKQYEATKILLSGKNQIPGLISKFGQQVNILITDNNQLIQIMPLQASKELAITRLCNIYNEELDSLIVFGNDHNDLGLFKSAGYSIAMGNAVVELKDIADEITETNDNDGVAIILERLCG, translated from the coding sequence TTGAAGTATTCTACCATTGTCTTAGATTTGGATGGCACATTTTTAAATTCTAAAAAGCAAGTCTCTGAAAGAAACTTTGAAGCCGTACTTTCCTGTTATCAAAGGGGGATGAGAATAATCTTTGCAACAGCACGCCCTCCTAGAACTGTAAAGTTTTTTCTTCCAAAAGAGTTGTTGGAGATTGGAGCGTTTGTGTATTATAACGGAGCACAAACAATATGTAATAAATCCAAGACCGAATTTTGTGAATCAATTCCATCTGATTTAACTTCTGAAATCATCGATTATTGCTTACATCATTATCCGCAACTAGATATGACAATGGAAGTAAAAGATGAATGGTTTGGCTTACGCGAATATGATTATACTACCACAATGAATGCAAGGTCTAACCCAATAATTAAATCATTGGAAGAATTAAAACAATATGAAGCTACAAAGATATTACTCTCCGGCAAAAATCAGATTCCAGGACTTATTTCGAAGTTTGGACAGCAAGTAAATATACTGATTACGGATAATAATCAATTGATTCAAATAATGCCACTTCAAGCATCGAAAGAGTTAGCAATTACTAGACTTTGCAATATATACAATGAAGAACTGGATTCACTGATTGTATTTGGTAATGATCACAATGATTTAGGACTGTTCAAGTCAGCTGGATATTCAATAGCAATGGGGAATGCAGTAGTTGAATTGAAAGATATTGCAGATGAAATAACAGAAACTAATGATAACGATGGAGTAGCAATAATCTTAGAAAGATTGTGTGGGTAA
- a CDS encoding GNAT family N-acetyltransferase gives METLKLVPALLSDVDILSEMNKELIEDEKSENSMTINELTIRMKDFLNSDWKAILLVLGEQIVGYALYLERVDVNNRKDKTVYLRQYFIRRQYRRSGLGKRGVDLMRTELFQDTTISIDVLESNPGGKRFWEEIGFKKYYTNMRLKP, from the coding sequence ATGGAAACCTTAAAATTAGTCCCGGCACTGTTAAGTGATGTTGACATTTTAAGTGAAATGAATAAAGAGCTTATTGAAGATGAAAAAAGCGAAAACTCTATGACAATAAATGAATTAACGATTAGAATGAAAGACTTTTTAAATAGTGATTGGAAAGCAATATTACTTGTCCTGGGTGAACAGATTGTTGGTTATGCCTTATACCTAGAAAGAGTGGACGTAAATAATAGGAAGGACAAAACCGTATATTTAAGACAATATTTTATCAGAAGGCAATATCGAAGAAGCGGGTTGGGAAAAAGAGGGGTTGATTTAATGAGAACGGAATTGTTCCAGGATACAACCATATCAATTGATGTACTTGAGAGTAATCCAGGAGGGAAAAGATTTTGGGAAGAGATAGGATTTAAGAAATATTATACAAACATGAGGTTAAAACCATAG
- a CDS encoding helix-turn-helix domain-containing protein: protein MSIIKCNIRELMAEHRIDDITELMAKSGLSRNSINKLYRETNIETTKLETLFKLCDTFNCKLSDLIEYVPAEDTE from the coding sequence ATGAGCATTATAAAGTGTAATATAAGAGAACTTATGGCAGAGCATCGCATAGATGATATAACTGAATTGATGGCGAAATCAGGATTAAGTCGGAATTCAATTAACAAGTTATACAGGGAAACCAATATAGAAACAACAAAATTAGAAACCTTATTCAAGCTATGCGATACATTTAACTGCAAATTATCTGATCTGATTGAATATGTACCTGCAGAAGATACAGAGTGA